In the genome of Ancylomarina subtilis, one region contains:
- a CDS encoding gliding motility-associated C-terminal domain-containing protein has protein sequence MDTNTVNDKRTLLPSTLLFKLFTFFVLSLFAPKVFAQLDYIHYVPPLYNGSNTNKDIGRNVVVITTDSRELIDVWIYKGDNNLLAQIQVSRFEPYRYVFETSRADNYGEIYSYPTDYEFPIGVVGANELNTVLDDAGLKFISYDAPIYVNMRHITQDQGGSLTTKGRFAMGKEFRTGHVYTANVGATFRRAHFFSVMATEDNTTVKFTDIKTEVLTQLIAGSLEPLAISALDTITVLLQKGQSYVIGIDHDIKGFGTGNMNALNGTHILSDKDIVVNTGSWTSGSSAGQDMGIDQIVPYEQIRDKYIVLKGEGNSSTEVPIVVPTEDGTDIYLNGSSTPINSFPLNAGEPFLVTTGNYYNDKMYIDTKGKNVYVYQTLSGSSSKIGPTVGMNFIAPLSATGMHQVDIPFADQLAIESVNSVITILAQKGATVKYENIIDGVTTEREFLPSEASTILGTEEWVSYRMDAVVGNIRFQSSRALNVCWTVQTGVVGSAGYYSGFSKAIPKIIPDLHVDLETDLSVICESYNDNIVVDFVSIPDPDFYEWYRNEVTPDSLIFENEKLNELAPDVPTKYILKAYYRDPTLDILYNGDFSSGRGNFETDYEEVSGNLRYPGQFALTFSPQSENSSFVDFDDMEGGGLMFLAMSGGVPGDTVYQKLDIPIERNSNYIIKVHGRMAQANPEVAPQSLDVYINDERVKSNFLIDDASKWKSTSALWKSKDNQKATISLIDANASGNIGVFAIDSITFVPAVQDSAEFNALVIPNYSFTPYNKPQHFCLGQLSGNIDISNGDTSWYTYVWERKNGENDYIPIAETNVSGTDSYNLVFNNITNDNAGVYRCSINFKEEYQQCGMALEPAQVEVEVVVDELAQILSLTEGSNLCEGEFEALEVNVEGKYSRIAWSVNGVEKAEGKVFDFNLDKAYSAGVYTIRCDVENACQPLSREIEIEIFGKPNLTDLQVPTNLCDQESVNLTAVCSVPADATMEYSWYRDNNLIETNNLAVFSIIPDMSDAYYKVAVAARYNIGGLDEHTCVGNELVSNLAADAVYPQVVLTALEPVTLCEGLSYLYKTELETSGDYYIYNWEVPVGVTGDKTNADFNLINIKPAMAGNYKVTVTNRCGSSNSTSLLTVTPKMEVTDITIDKVGPYCDGENVTITVVDNGYANFYKAENVTVGQEQIINPMANPFVFAANSVNRGQWEITAEGNCGTVYQEPFTINLLDNFSDPSLNNITTCYGEDVKFEVQIATKPTGSELTYTWTDPNGDPIVVADPNPKNVVNILDVQLEDLGIYTCEIENKCGYKKIVTATLSVECVTSALTAPAVEVCQGTTDYSFDIAYVGTPTFEWRFNTTTGAPLSTLDHYTIPTVEKANEGIYYCDITLACGTVLKYQRQLVVNDHISVVKDPSAILDICEGDQTELIIDVTGTPTSIKWFDNGNTELTAYEGETRISTGIIGASGSYTYTYKLTGDCENPEGSFVVTVHAKPSIAPIAQINACVGDVDLNMVVTSIDPATSSWWNSDESAKVADGLNHTLSGMTYSGNLLTYTAVTNTAFCSDVKTTAQVYIYKPIAVVSNSDLTPKPCVGEPLSLIVKGTGDDLSYNWFNIADPAVTLSSGTVLDLGAAELIDEGDYRCELISGNGCGNVNVDFTVDVREHAKITLQPTDETPCEGDGSVTFKVMGTAEDAPSYQWYEDDVLISDGGDFVGTTTTDLTVSNLLGNENQSYHCKVSGDYCDPIDSEKASLTVNKNVVIKKDPVSITIAEDGVATFTVEAEGTGPFTYQWYEDNLPMGGEISATLTIDPATIGLDGHKYKCLVSNACSTDVASAEAILTVDPAIKITEQPVPIVICEGADYKFVVVYKNSATDCVWEYSINNGVSYSAATVGTAVKSSVDGTTDKSTLTVSNATAVMDGWRFRALVTAPDNYSSEVSVQVDVPASFDPIADKEICIGSGASFSVNGLSGSTPYTYQWIRGADNIGDDLGINSSLNLIATEATNGTYSIGVKAGVCPVEIKNFNISHFDDLVINGITDIDPVCHNVAEDIEVDIALDPVFNSSVTYAWTKDGGALTGTTDEAKYNIKGLDNSETGLYKVEVTDGCGTKSSTRFVNVFDEIVKTETWDYGPLCVGDALLLEAKVTGDNPTYTWTIPAGSTNPGNVATLKIDGVVLENAGTYTCVVSGTCGTDVTYTVDIVINDVPNITAGLEALTGVCVNEPLILGPIIYDATTGESILWKFNDGVIAGETSESLNLANADFADEGNYRVEVTNACGTDFSLGFQDVHPIPTLAPIDNQTACQGENVIFRAVTTGENLTYRWFIDDVARPEYDDQSEIEIPNIQPFDVNTPKNYKVECQVNSCNTDLDETAYVLVNPNTILNTSIKGEVVYVGIPHVFDLDVTGSDLTFEWHHIHTDGTDETLEETTKTLTIDYLSLTDAGEYSCKITGECGVRFTSGYLTVKDPMRIVEDLGGDAIEKCFGEPLNLNISVEGEVFSINWFKGADDLNHHELNFSIPALDVSDAGFYRCEIVGEGANIKDTVNVVVYQTTVLNSDLKDEVLCENDDLLWTLAVSGSFLTYDWKHNGKTVSTDPTLNILNTPMDSAGIYSVDITGKCGVVSTEANLTLKKLPYFISKSDDLEKCENDAEAIFSVNYGGDNLLYQWQKDNVDIEGANSSELKIQNLRTSDAGVYKCVVSSGCGFAPEAPVQNLVVIPQLKILSESPGMEICDGEEAQFIVEVEGTDEVYQWQKNGIAIPGENAPQLAIGSASLNEEGYYSCEVSDKCTARRYSNSKKLTVNELPNSQIFGRMTLCVLEDRVAYNTAIQPDINYGWLVEGGEFTSPSEGFKTKITWGDVIEDGKVKLKILNEATGCYSEVDSLVTLHPLPVVTLASQESRGICDSEFELGGGLPVGGIYWVNGVAQNTFDPSQGNGEYQVRYSYTDDLGCSNTTDETLMTIDSLPVVKLIEDVVVGSCGSKELSAVTEENNIKWSPSRYLDDPNSLTPTFTSGETTLYVATVVDKHGCVGNDIVNVTVAPLPLITTINDTIIGECKEIELTTHISGDIDEITWSNAGDLDNSKSSNPKLIKPHVGVNDYQISVTDKYGCLGSASIKVEVLPNPEIGENQFLCEGETLVVDIKDLSNPIWKDGYTAWERIIDKPGEYELSVEENDCELKQKIVMNPSPKFELDNNDVYPGIVIFEGETYTLAPDLDPDYGPYTYTWSDSSVLPELVVVESGTYKLKVEDNIGCVATDTVVVDVKPIGIESPNAFTPLSKNENDRFYLKDINVTDRFEMYIYNRWGELLYKTNEAGYANGWDGTYKGEDCPVGAYVWVLMLDGKVKEKGNVILVR, from the coding sequence TGGATTTATAAGGGGGATAATAATTTATTAGCTCAAATACAAGTTTCTCGATTTGAGCCATATCGTTATGTTTTTGAAACCTCTCGTGCGGATAATTATGGAGAGATTTATTCGTATCCAACGGATTATGAGTTCCCAATAGGTGTTGTGGGTGCCAATGAACTGAATACAGTTTTGGATGATGCAGGGCTTAAGTTTATATCCTATGATGCGCCTATATATGTTAATATGAGGCATATAACACAAGACCAGGGTGGATCTTTGACGACCAAGGGGCGTTTTGCAATGGGAAAAGAATTTAGGACAGGTCATGTTTACACGGCGAATGTCGGAGCAACTTTTAGACGGGCTCACTTTTTCTCAGTTATGGCGACCGAAGATAATACCACAGTCAAGTTCACGGATATTAAAACAGAAGTTTTGACTCAGTTAATAGCTGGAAGTTTAGAGCCTCTTGCCATCTCCGCACTTGATACCATTACGGTATTATTGCAAAAGGGGCAAAGTTATGTTATAGGTATTGATCATGACATAAAAGGATTCGGAACAGGTAATATGAATGCCTTGAACGGAACACATATTCTATCAGATAAAGATATTGTAGTCAATACAGGTTCCTGGACATCAGGATCAAGTGCCGGGCAGGATATGGGTATTGATCAGATTGTGCCTTACGAACAAATCAGAGATAAATATATTGTCCTCAAAGGAGAGGGAAATAGTTCTACTGAAGTTCCTATCGTTGTGCCGACGGAGGATGGAACTGATATTTATCTGAATGGAAGTTCGACACCCATCAATTCATTTCCATTGAATGCGGGAGAGCCTTTTCTTGTAACAACAGGTAATTACTATAATGATAAGATGTATATAGATACCAAGGGGAAGAATGTCTATGTGTATCAAACGTTGTCCGGGAGTTCATCTAAAATTGGTCCTACTGTAGGAATGAATTTTATAGCTCCCCTTTCTGCTACCGGGATGCATCAGGTTGATATTCCTTTTGCAGATCAGTTGGCGATAGAAAGTGTGAATTCAGTGATAACAATATTAGCACAAAAAGGGGCTACCGTTAAGTATGAAAATATTATAGATGGTGTAACGACAGAAAGAGAATTTTTGCCCTCAGAAGCTTCTACAATTCTAGGTACTGAAGAATGGGTTAGTTATAGAATGGATGCTGTTGTGGGTAATATTCGTTTTCAAAGTTCTCGTGCATTGAATGTATGCTGGACGGTTCAGACGGGAGTTGTTGGTTCTGCTGGATATTATTCTGGATTCTCTAAAGCAATTCCTAAAATAATTCCGGATCTGCATGTTGACCTTGAGACGGATTTGTCGGTCATTTGTGAGAGTTATAACGATAATATTGTAGTTGATTTTGTGTCAATCCCAGATCCGGATTTTTATGAGTGGTATAGAAATGAGGTCACCCCGGATAGTTTAATATTCGAAAATGAAAAATTAAACGAGTTAGCGCCTGATGTTCCTACAAAATATATCCTGAAAGCATACTATAGAGATCCGACTTTAGATATATTATATAATGGTGATTTTAGTAGTGGTCGAGGTAATTTCGAGACAGACTATGAAGAGGTGAGTGGAAATTTAAGATATCCAGGTCAATTTGCATTAACGTTTAGTCCCCAAAGTGAAAATTCTTCTTTTGTCGATTTTGATGATATGGAAGGTGGGGGCTTGATGTTTCTAGCTATGTCGGGTGGTGTCCCGGGTGATACTGTTTATCAGAAATTGGATATTCCAATTGAAAGGAATTCGAATTATATTATAAAAGTTCATGGTCGAATGGCACAAGCCAATCCAGAGGTCGCACCTCAATCTTTGGATGTCTATATTAATGATGAACGGGTTAAATCCAACTTTTTAATAGATGATGCCAGTAAATGGAAGTCAACATCCGCTCTTTGGAAATCTAAGGATAATCAAAAAGCAACCATTTCTTTAATCGATGCGAATGCCAGTGGTAATATCGGTGTTTTTGCAATTGATAGTATCACTTTTGTTCCAGCAGTTCAGGATTCCGCAGAGTTTAATGCTTTAGTTATTCCTAATTACAGTTTTACACCCTATAATAAACCCCAACATTTTTGCTTGGGGCAGTTATCCGGGAATATTGATATTTCTAACGGGGATACCAGTTGGTATACCTATGTGTGGGAAAGAAAAAACGGGGAAAATGATTATATTCCGATTGCTGAAACAAATGTGTCTGGTACTGATAGTTACAATTTGGTTTTTAATAATATAACTAACGATAATGCAGGTGTATACCGATGCTCAATTAATTTTAAGGAAGAATATCAGCAATGTGGAATGGCTTTAGAGCCAGCCCAGGTAGAGGTTGAGGTTGTTGTTGATGAGCTTGCTCAAATCTTATCACTTACAGAAGGATCTAATTTATGTGAAGGTGAATTTGAGGCCTTGGAAGTGAATGTTGAGGGCAAGTATAGTCGGATAGCATGGTCAGTAAATGGTGTTGAAAAAGCAGAAGGTAAAGTCTTCGATTTTAATCTGGACAAGGCTTATTCAGCTGGGGTTTATACAATTCGTTGTGATGTTGAAAATGCTTGTCAACCTTTATCAAGAGAAATCGAGATTGAGATTTTTGGAAAACCTAATTTAACGGATTTGCAAGTTCCAACTAATCTGTGTGATCAAGAATCAGTGAACTTAACTGCTGTTTGTTCAGTTCCGGCAGACGCTACGATGGAATACTCATGGTATCGAGACAATAATTTAATTGAGACCAATAATTTAGCGGTGTTTTCAATTATACCGGATATGAGTGATGCTTATTATAAAGTAGCTGTCGCGGCACGTTATAATATTGGAGGTTTAGATGAACATACCTGTGTTGGAAATGAATTGGTGAGTAATTTAGCAGCAGACGCGGTTTATCCCCAGGTTGTATTGACAGCTTTGGAGCCTGTAACTTTGTGTGAAGGATTATCTTATTTATACAAAACAGAATTAGAAACATCCGGAGATTATTATATATATAATTGGGAGGTGCCAGTTGGAGTAACAGGGGATAAAACAAATGCGGATTTTAATTTAATCAATATAAAACCTGCAATGGCAGGTAATTATAAAGTAACGGTAACTAACCGTTGTGGTAGTTCGAATTCGACAAGTTTATTGACTGTTACTCCAAAAATGGAGGTGACAGATATTACGATTGATAAGGTCGGCCCATACTGCGATGGAGAAAATGTGACGATAACCGTAGTTGATAATGGATACGCAAACTTTTATAAAGCAGAAAATGTAACTGTAGGCCAGGAGCAAATAATTAATCCCATGGCTAACCCATTTGTTTTTGCAGCTAATAGTGTCAATAGAGGTCAGTGGGAAATTACAGCAGAGGGCAATTGTGGAACGGTTTATCAGGAACCTTTTACAATTAATTTATTAGATAATTTTTCTGATCCATCGTTAAATAATATCACAACATGTTATGGCGAAGATGTAAAGTTCGAAGTGCAAATTGCAACAAAACCGACTGGTTCCGAACTTACATATACTTGGACAGACCCCAATGGTGATCCAATTGTTGTTGCTGACCCTAATCCTAAAAATGTTGTTAATATCCTTGATGTTCAGTTAGAAGATTTAGGGATTTATACTTGTGAAATAGAAAATAAGTGTGGTTATAAGAAAATTGTTACGGCGACTTTAAGTGTTGAATGTGTGACAAGTGCTCTAACAGCGCCAGCTGTTGAAGTTTGTCAGGGAACAACAGATTACAGTTTTGATATTGCTTATGTTGGAACACCAACATTCGAATGGCGATTTAATACAACTACTGGAGCTCCTCTTTCAACTTTAGATCATTATACAATCCCAACTGTTGAAAAAGCAAATGAGGGAATTTACTATTGTGATATAACTCTTGCTTGTGGGACTGTATTGAAATATCAACGACAATTAGTCGTGAACGATCATATTTCTGTTGTTAAAGATCCTTCAGCAATTTTGGACATATGTGAGGGGGATCAAACGGAGTTAATAATTGATGTGACCGGCACTCCAACTTCTATTAAGTGGTTTGATAATGGCAATACTGAGCTAACAGCCTATGAGGGAGAAACAAGAATTTCAACTGGAATTATTGGTGCTTCGGGTTCTTATACTTACACGTATAAGTTGACAGGAGATTGTGAAAATCCTGAAGGTAGTTTTGTTGTTACGGTTCATGCTAAGCCAAGCATTGCTCCAATTGCTCAGATTAATGCTTGTGTTGGTGATGTGGATTTAAATATGGTTGTTACAAGTATTGATCCTGCGACATCTTCCTGGTGGAATTCAGATGAATCAGCTAAGGTAGCTGATGGATTAAATCATACTTTATCTGGAATGACATATTCGGGTAACCTTTTAACTTATACTGCAGTTACAAACACAGCGTTTTGTAGTGATGTAAAGACGACTGCTCAAGTTTATATTTATAAACCAATTGCAGTTGTTTCAAACTCTGATCTTACACCTAAACCTTGTGTTGGTGAGCCGTTAAGTCTAATTGTGAAGGGAACCGGAGATGACTTGTCCTATAATTGGTTTAATATAGCTGATCCAGCAGTTACATTATCCTCCGGTACGGTCCTTGATTTAGGAGCTGCTGAATTAATTGACGAAGGAGATTATCGTTGTGAACTGATATCTGGAAATGGTTGTGGAAATGTAAATGTGGATTTTACAGTCGATGTGCGCGAACATGCTAAAATTACATTACAGCCGACAGATGAAACACCATGTGAGGGAGATGGTTCAGTAACATTTAAAGTTATGGGAACAGCAGAAGATGCACCATCCTATCAGTGGTATGAAGACGATGTCTTAATTAGCGATGGAGGTGATTTTGTTGGTACGACAACTACAGATCTTACTGTTTCAAATCTATTGGGGAACGAAAATCAATCTTATCATTGTAAAGTAAGTGGGGATTATTGTGATCCGATAGATTCTGAAAAGGCAAGTTTGACTGTTAATAAAAATGTGGTGATTAAGAAAGATCCAGTGAGCATAACAATTGCCGAAGATGGTGTCGCTACATTTACCGTAGAAGCTGAAGGGACAGGACCTTTTACTTATCAATGGTATGAAGATAATCTTCCGATGGGAGGAGAAATATCAGCAACTTTGACAATTGATCCTGCGACTATAGGTCTTGATGGTCACAAATACAAATGTTTAGTGAGTAATGCCTGTTCAACTGATGTTGCAAGTGCTGAAGCGATATTAACAGTTGATCCTGCCATTAAAATTACAGAGCAACCTGTACCTATAGTTATTTGTGAAGGGGCCGATTATAAATTTGTAGTTGTTTATAAAAATTCAGCAACCGATTGTGTTTGGGAATACAGTATAAATAATGGAGTTAGCTATTCAGCTGCAACAGTAGGAACAGCTGTCAAGTCGAGTGTTGATGGAACGACTGATAAGAGTACGTTGACTGTTTCTAATGCTACTGCTGTTATGGATGGTTGGAGATTTAGAGCATTAGTTACAGCTCCGGATAATTATTCAAGTGAGGTTAGTGTTCAGGTTGATGTTCCCGCAAGTTTTGATCCTATTGCAGATAAAGAGATCTGTATTGGTTCGGGTGCTAGTTTTAGTGTGAATGGTTTATCAGGTTCTACACCTTACACTTATCAATGGATTAGAGGAGCAGATAATATTGGAGATGATCTTGGTATTAACTCAAGTTTAAACTTAATTGCAACTGAAGCTACAAATGGGACTTATTCGATTGGAGTAAAAGCTGGGGTTTGTCCTGTTGAAATTAAGAACTTTAATATTTCTCATTTCGATGATTTAGTTATTAATGGTATCACAGATATCGACCCTGTCTGTCATAATGTGGCTGAAGATATTGAGGTTGATATTGCTTTGGATCCAGTATTTAATTCTTCTGTGACTTATGCCTGGACTAAAGACGGAGGAGCTTTAACAGGAACGACTGATGAAGCAAAATATAACATCAAGGGGCTTGATAACTCTGAGACGGGTTTGTATAAAGTTGAAGTGACTGATGGGTGTGGAACTAAGAGTTCAACACGCTTTGTAAATGTATTTGATGAAATAGTTAAGACTGAAACTTGGGATTATGGACCTCTTTGTGTGGGTGACGCCTTGTTACTTGAAGCTAAGGTGACGGGGGATAATCCGACATATACATGGACCATTCCTGCAGGAAGTACGAATCCTGGAAATGTTGCGACTCTTAAGATTGACGGAGTTGTTTTGGAAAATGCAGGTACATATACCTGTGTTGTAAGTGGAACTTGTGGTACAGATGTAACTTATACAGTTGATATTGTTATCAACGATGTGCCAAATATTACCGCAGGACTTGAAGCTTTAACAGGTGTTTGTGTGAACGAACCATTGATTTTAGGACCAATTATATACGATGCAACCACAGGTGAAAGTATTCTTTGGAAGTTTAATGATGGAGTTATTGCTGGTGAAACTTCAGAAAGTTTAAATCTAGCTAACGCTGATTTTGCAGACGAAGGTAATTATAGAGTGGAAGTTACAAATGCTTGTGGAACCGACTTTAGTTTGGGATTTCAGGATGTTCATCCAATACCTACCCTTGCACCTATTGATAATCAGACGGCTTGTCAGGGTGAGAATGTTATATTTAGAGCTGTTACAACGGGCGAGAATCTAACTTATCGTTGGTTTATTGATGATGTAGCTCGACCTGAATATGATGACCAGTCTGAAATTGAAATTCCAAACATTCAACCTTTTGATGTTAATACACCCAAAAATTATAAGGTAGAATGTCAAGTGAATTCTTGTAATACAGATTTAGATGAAACAGCCTATGTTCTTGTGAATCCTAATACGATACTTAACACTTCTATTAAAGGAGAGGTTGTATATGTAGGAATTCCTCATGTGTTTGATTTGGATGTTACAGGTAGTGATCTAACGTTTGAATGGCACCATATACATACTGATGGTACAGATGAAACATTGGAGGAAACGACAAAGACTTTAACAATTGATTATTTAAGTCTGACAGATGCAGGTGAATATTCCTGTAAAATTACTGGAGAATGTGGTGTTCGATTTACTTCAGGATATCTAACAGTTAAAGATCCTATGAGGATTGTTGAAGACTTGGGTGGAGATGCTATTGAAAAGTGTTTTGGAGAACCATTAAACTTGAATATTAGTGTTGAAGGTGAAGTGTTTTCAATTAATTGGTTTAAAGGGGCAGATGATCTTAATCATCATGAGTTGAATTTTTCAATACCAGCCCTTGATGTTTCTGATGCCGGATTTTATCGTTGTGAAATTGTTGGTGAAGGAGCTAATATTAAAGATACAGTGAATGTTGTTGTATATCAAACAACCGTATTGAATTCTGACTTAAAGGATGAGGTTTTATGTGAGAATGATGATTTACTGTGGACTCTTGCTGTTTCGGGTTCGTTTTTAACTTATGATTGGAAACATAATGGAAAAACGGTATCCACAGATCCTACATTAAATATTTTAAATACACCAATGGATTCAGCAGGGATCTACTCTGTTGATATAACGGGTAAGTGTGGCGTTGTTTCTACGGAGGCTAATCTTACATTAAAGAAATTGCCATATTTTATAAGTAAGAGCGATGATCTTGAGAAGTGTGAGAATGATGCAGAAGCAATATTCTCGGTGAATTATGGTGGTGATAACTTACTCTATCAATGGCAAAAAGATAATGTTGATATAGAAGGTGCAAATAGTTCAGAACTTAAGATACAGAATCTAAGAACCAGTGATGCTGGAGTTTATAAATGTGTTGTGAGTTCTGGCTGTGGTTTTGCTCCGGAAGCCCCTGTGCAAAATCTTGTTGTCATTCCTCAACTTAAGATCTTGAGTGAAAGTCCTGGTATGGAAATTTGTGATGGAGAAGAAGCTCAGTTTATTGTTGAGGTAGAAGGGACCGATGAGGTTTATCAGTGGCAAAAGAATGGTATTGCTATACCAGGCGAAAATGCACCTCAACTTGCTATTGGTTCTGCCAGTCTTAATGAAGAGGGGTATTATAGTTGTGAAGTTTCTGATAAATGTACAGCTAGGCGGTATTCTAATTCTAAGAAGTTGACAGTTAATGAATTGCCAAATTCTCAGATATTTGGACGTATGACCCTTTGTGTATTAGAAGATAGAGTTGCATATAATACTGCCATTCAGCCTGATATCAATTATGGTTGGTTGGTTGAAGGAGGTGAATTTACCAGTCCTTCTGAAGGTTTTAAAACAAAGATCACCTGGGGGGATGTAATAGAAGACGGTAAAGTGAAGTTGAAGATTTTGAATGAAGCAACAGGTTGTTATTCTGAGGTGGACTCTTTGGTCACTCTTCATCCTTTGCCAGTTGTCACGTTAGCATCTCAGGAATCCAGAGGTATTTGTGACTCTGAATTTGAATTAGGTGGTGGTTTGCCAGTTGGGGGAATTTATTGGGTGAATGGCGTTGCTCAAAATACATTTGATCCTTCACAGGGAAATGGTGAGTATCAGGTTCGTTATTCATATACAGATGATCTGGGTTGCTCAAACACAACGGATGAAACACTCATGACAATTGATTCCTTACCAGTTGTGAAGCTTATCGAAGATGTTGTTGTTGGATCTTGTGGTAGTAAGGAACTGAGTGCAGTGACAGAGGAAAATAATATAAAATGGTCCCCAAGTCGTTATTTGGATGATCCCAATTCTTTAACACCAACCTTCACATCTGGTGAAACGACCCTTTATGTCGCTACAGTTGTTGATAAACATGGGTGCGTCGGGAATGATATTGTAAATGTGACAGTTGCACCATTACCTCTTATCACAACTATAAATGATACAATCATCGGAGAATGTAAGGAGATTGAGTTGACCACACATATTTCCGGTGACATTGATGAAATCACCTGGTCTAATGCTGGTGATTTGGATAACTCTAAGAGTTCTAACCCTAAGTTGATAAAACCTCATGTTGGGGTGAATGATTATCAAATTAGTGTGACCGATAAATATGGATGTCTTGGTTCAGCTTCAATTAAAGTAGAAGTATTGCCAAATCCTGAAATAGGAGAAAATCAATTCTTATGTGAAGGCGAAACGCTTGTTGTTGATATCAAGGATCTTTCGAATCCTATCTGGAAGGATGGCTATACTGCTTGGGAAAGAATCATTGATAAACCAGGAGAATATGAATTAAGTGTTGAGGAAAATGATTGTGAACTTAAGCAAAAAATTGTGATGAATCCTTCACCAAAATTTGAGTTGGATAATAATGATGTGTATCCAGGGATAGTCATTTTTGAGGGAGAAACATATACTCTTGCTCCAGATCTGGATCCTGATTACGGCCCATACACATATACTTGGAGTGATAGTAGTGTGTTGCCTGAATTAGTGGTAGTCGAGTCCGGAACTTATAAGCTTAAAGTTGAGGATAATATTGGTTGTGTTGCAACGGATACAGTTGTGGTTGATGTTAAGCCAATTGGAATTGAATCGCCTAATGCCTTTACGCCATTATCGAAGAATGAAAATGATCGTTTTTATTTGAAAGATATCAATGTTACAGATAGGTTTGAAATGTACATATATAACCGTTGGGGAGAGCTCTTGTACAAAACGAATGAGGCTGGTTACGCCAATGGGTGGGATGGTACTTACAAAGGTGAGGATTGCCCTGTTGGAGCTTATGTATGGGTGTTGATGTTGGATGGAAAAGTGAAAGAGAAAGGTAATGTGATCTTAGTGCGTTAA